GCGGCACCACCGGCGGCGAGGTCTGCGCGCCCCTGTGGGCCCGCTTCATGAGGATCGCGCTCGAGGATGCCACGCCCTCGGCCTTCGTGAAGCCCGAGCGCATTCCCGAGCCGATCGTCGTCGAGAAGCCCAAGCGGCGCGCTCCACCCGCGACCGCGGCCGGCAGCGAGAGCCTGCCCGGGGACGCGCCGGCGGCCGAGACCACGCCCAAGCCGCGCCGCCGGCCGGCCACGTCGCCGCCGAAGAGCCAGCCCACCGAGGAACCGCCGCCGCGATTAAAGCGCGAGGAGGAAAATCCCGAACCCATGCAAGGGATCGACGACGCGGCCCCCTAGCTCCCGGGAACAATCCACACAGTGATCTCGCCGGCCGACATGACGCGCCACGCCAGCGACGGCGCGGCCTGGGCGCGCGCGACCACCGGCGCCGGCAACGGCGCCGTCGGGGCCTTCGCCGACCGGGCGAAGCAGATCGCCGCGGAAGGCAAGCAGCGCACCAAGCAGAAGACCGAGGACAACCTCCAGAAGCTGTCCGCCGAGGTCGCGCGCTCGGATACCGCGCGCAACCTGATCAACCTGCTGATCTAGATCTGTAAGCATGATGGCACCATGTGCTAACATGCTGGCATGGTCAGAACGCAGATCCAGCTCACCGAGGAGCAAGCCGAGCGCTTGAAGGCGGTCGCCGCGCGCCAGGGCATCTCCCAGGCCGAGGCCATTCGCCTGGCGCTCGATTTCTGGCTGCCCAGAATCGAGCAGACGAGCCGCAGGGAGCTGCGGCAGCGCGCCATGCAGTCATTCGGCAAGTTTCGGGACATCGAGGGCAAGACAGACGTCTCGGTCAACCACGACGACTACTACGTGGAAGCGGTCTGGGAAATGAAGGGCCGCCGTGATCCTCGTTGACACGTCCGCAATCGTGTCGATCATCGATGCGACCGATCCGAACCACCGGCGGGCGGTCGACTTCTGGTCACAGGTCGTTGATCAGGATCTCGACGCCTTGACCCACAGCTACGTGGTCTCGGAGGCCACGTCGCTCATCCAGCGCCGCCATGGGTTTTCCGCGGCTCGCTTCCTGCTCGACGACTTCCTGTCCGGCGTCGAGGTCCACTTCGTCGACCCCGACTTGCAGGAAGCCGGCGTCACCGCCTTCTTGGCCGCGGGAAGCAGGTCCATCAGCCTGGTCGATCAGGTGAGCTTCGCGCTCATGCGGCAGCGCGACATTCGCCGCGCCTTCGCGTTCGACGACGATTTCCTCAAGGCCGGCTTCGAGACCGTGCCGGATTAGCCCGTTGTCGGCCTGATTTT
This genomic stretch from Candidatus Tanganyikabacteria bacterium harbors:
- a CDS encoding ribbon-helix-helix protein, CopG family, yielding MVRTQIQLTEEQAERLKAVAARQGISQAEAIRLALDFWLPRIEQTSRRELRQRAMQSFGKFRDIEGKTDVSVNHDDYYVEAVWEMKGRRDPR
- a CDS encoding PIN domain-containing protein; this translates as MILVDTSAIVSIIDATDPNHRRAVDFWSQVVDQDLDALTHSYVVSEATSLIQRRHGFSAARFLLDDFLSGVEVHFVDPDLQEAGVTAFLAAGSRSISLVDQVSFALMRQRDIRRAFAFDDDFLKAGFETVPD